Part of the Trichoderma asperellum chromosome 1, complete sequence genome is shown below.
cgctcggcctcggccttcttgcgCTCATTGAGGTAGCGCTCACGCTCGGCGCGCTGGCGCTCTCGCTGCTTCTCACGAGCCTCGCGCTCGTAGGCCTGGAAAGCCTTCTTCTGGCCGTAGTAGTCGTCCTTGAGCTTGCGGATGGCAGCAAACTTCTCCTGCTGCTCGGCCTGCAGCTTGGTGCGCTCGTCACGCAGGGAAGACAGGTTCTTATAAGCCTCATCCTGCTCGGCCTTGATGGTGTCGAGCTCAGCCTGGATCTTGTTGTACTGCTCAGACATGGCCTTCTGCTCGGGGTCCTCCATGGTGTCCTTGatctccttgatcttggccttgaggtCGTCAATCTGCTTCTGAGACTCGTCAAACTGGCCAAAGTTCTTGCGGATCTTGCGCAGGTTGGAGACGTCGGTCAgggccttcttctcatcgacGAGCTTCATGGTGCCGGAGTTGACCTGCTTCTCGAGGCTCTCAATCTGGCGGTCGACATCCTCGACGCTCTTGAAGGgaaccttggccttggcggtCTTCTGCTCAGCAATGCGGTTGCGGAGCTGCTCGTCGAGGCGCTTGATCTGGTCCAGCTTGGAGGTGCGAGCATTCTTTCCACCGGCTTGCTTCTGGCGGATCTCGTTGGCCTGGGCAATGAGTTCCTGGCGGCGCTTCTGGGTCGGGCTGGGCTGgtccttgttcttgttggGGAGGGCAACATcgatcttggccttgatggcGTTCTATAAGGCTGCAGTTAGCACATGTCCAATTTGCCTGAATGACGCATATTCTCTGCTCTGTCCTTCTTTGTTTCAtgatttttcttcctttcccctctttttATGCTCTTCTCATGCACCAATCTGTGGCTTCGGAGCAGCTGAGAGAGTGAATTGCCTGGTGACAAAGATGGAAAATCGAAAGTCCTCTTATAGAAGGCTGCAGTCATGCAGCTACCCCGGAATCGAAAGCAGGAACGCGCATTGctacaaagaaaagagcagccaAGCCACACATACAAACTTGTCCATGGAAGCCTTGTGctccttctcggccttggcgAGCTCCTCCTTAAAGACCTTCTCATCGGGGCGAGTCGGGCGAACGCTCGGCGCAGGAGCGGCCTCGGCGGCGggagcagcgacagcagcagccattgtGTGAATCAGAGAGTCGAAACgtgggaggaagaaaacaagaaagacgAAGCCGTCGCAGTCTCTCTACGGAGAGCAGAATGGAGGCGAGAGGGAAGGGATTTGAAGGTGGGTGTGGacaggagagggagaagaggagagaaaaaaataaagccgAAGCAGACAACACACCAATTAGGGACTTTGGTGGTTGAATTTACTAAGGTTGGCACAAAAAAATGCCCTTGACCACCACGTTTTTTGCTGGGGTCCCCAccaatagtaaaaaaaaaaaaataattctATCCCATGTCCCTCCCACGGTAAGGGACAAAACTACAGACGAACGGATGGGCCCGAACACAATAACCGCCACAAACTCAGTGTTTTACAGGCGCCTGAGATGGTTTGCTTTAGCGGCTTAGCTGCTGTAACGCCCACTAAACCATTGACCAGACCGCGCAGCTTTAGTGAGGGGATTTAGTGAGTTTGCTGAAGCTCTTAAGGCGGCAATTAGCATGGATGGTTTTGCTTTGGCGGAGTGGGATTTAGTGGGGGATTTTGGGGATCTCCAGCTGCTATACTTTGGAGAAGCAGCCTGCAAGTGTCCTGTGAGGAAAGTAAAATTCCCCAACCGCTGGACAGTGATGCTTTGCAATAAACCGGGACATCAACAATTACACTTTGGAAGGGACTCCAGTATCATTTATGCCTCAATTTTATCTGTTTGGGCGGCCTTTCTGTTGGAAAAAGGGCTTAACTGTCCCATAATCCAGAGAGAAAAGACCCTTTGAAAGAACTACCTTGGCACTGACTCGAGCGTTACTAAGCGCCGTCGAGAGCTGCTTAGCTAATACAACTCCGAGTTTATCAGCAGAGTCACATGACAATTCCTTATCAGCTCCCGCCGTCTCAGCTAATCGTtccagccaagccaagccaatgCAAGGCTGCGCAAACAATTTTTGAACGACCGCAGTTCTCCCCGACAAGCGGAAACTCGACGAAGCAAAAAGGACTCCGGTCACGACAACACGCAGCCCTTGCTCCCTTTGGTCAGATTTCTAGTCGCATAAACGCCCGCTCTCGAAGAAACAAGTCGTCGGATAAATAAATACACGATTCCAAGATGATTGACGATTTGCCCAACGATGCCAAGTCCAAAGAGGTCGTGAGACTCTGGCGCGCGTGGAGGACTGTTCACGAGATGGTTGCGGATCGGGTACGCTCTTTTGCACAAACGATCTgattcttttctcctcctctttttgtctctttctttcttgtcctTCCATGACAATTTGGCTAACCCGTCGTTCTGCCCCGTTGATAGGAGTATGAGCTTGCCGAGGACGAAGTTAGCATCTCTCTGGAGCGATTCCGCGACGAGTACTGCCACCCCGACGGCAGCGTAAAGTACGACTCTCAGCCCCCTTCTTACTATTCTTAAAGCAGCAAACTTGCCTGACATCAGCTATATACCCGATCCCGAtgtctatataaaaaaaaaaaaaagcaaaagcaaagctaACGTTCTACCAAACAGCCGCGCCAAACTCCAATTCTCCGCCCGCCCAAGCGACTCCATGCTCCGCAAGAACACCCCTCCCGCCACAGCCTCCAACCCAGACCCCGTGCCCGACTGCGGCCCCATCTGGGTCGAGTTCCTGACCGACAAGCAGTTCGGTGTCTCGCAGATCCGCAACTTTGCAAAGTACACAATCACCAACAACTACAAGACGGGAATCATGGTGACCCCTGTGGCCCTCTCGCCCGCCGCCCGCAAGTCCCTCGCCTCCGTGGAGAATCTCGCCAAGATTGAGTGCTTCCTCGAGGACGACCTGCTGGTCAACATTACGCACCACGAGCTGGTGCCGCGGCACGTGCTGCTCTCCAGGGAGGAGAAGATTGCGCTGCTGAAGAGATACCGCCTGAAGGAGACGCAGCTGCCGCGTATTCTGCAGAAGGATCCCGTGGCGAGGTATCTAGGACTCAAGAGGGGACAGGTCGTCAAGATTATCCGTGTTAGTGAGACGGCCGGTCGATATGCCAGTTACCGGCTGTGTGTCTAAGGACTTTCCCATTGGGGAGTGTGTAACGGTCAAGATgaaagaggggaagagagTTGGCAATGCACAAATTTGGACCGAAGTGGGCTTCTCAATTTTGCGTGCATCAGAAGAGGAACAAGGAAAGGACAAGATGGGACAAGAAAAAGCTCAAGTTGGACCAAGTCGActcgaggagcagcagaagtGAGCAGCGGACGGAATGCTGTTTTTGACATAATGTTTTGCATTTGCAGAGTGAAAGCTGGCGTTTTTGGGGGGAACACTTAATTATTAGAATCACGAGAAAAAACCAAccaaattaaataaaaataccaACGTCTATACATCTTCACAAATATGACTTGCAATTGTCCAAATTATGGCTACAAAATTCCTATGtttgaagaaggccaagTCGAGTTCTAATGATATGTGTATATAAAGTAGCTAACAGTAAAGAAAGGCATGTTCTCATGTACGGCTACAAGTTATAAGTGCTTAAGAGGCCAAAACAAGCATCTGAGTTAAATCAGGTCCATTCATTTGAAGCACATGCACATTCATACGGAGTAGTTACATATGACCACGTTACGTTACAATTTTTGGTAGGCTAAAAGCACCAGACACATCCAGTCACTTGTTCATTCTCAAGCACACAAGGTACGTTTCAATTGGTATTTCAATTCTTCAACGTATAGCTATAGCTATCTCTCACTGCCGTTCCTTCATCATCCCACTGTCCAACATCTTTCCCAATGTTCAGGGAATACACATACAGATACAGATACATCTCTTGGCAAAAACGGTGCTTGTCACCGGGGTATATGCAACCAAGtaccaaaacaaaaaaaaaaaaaaagaagaagaaaataactcGTAAAAAAGATCAAGTAGTAGCCGCCAAGTTCCACCGGCTCCAAATTGTCTCACGCCCTTTGTCTAAGCACTTGACgcagaaaaataaagaaggctCCATCGTTCCCTCCCATAGGTATCGTTGATTTTCGACGCCAAGTATAAGATAAAAGggcgggagagaaaaaggtgccgtgtatatatgtaggtatatatatgtataggTGTATAAAAGGGAATAACCCCATAAACGCCATTGCCTGACGAGTCGTGTCTAAAGATAtagcagagaaaagaaaacatgaGAAATAAACAAATTATTTCTCAGAATAGAAGTAAAGACATTCGTGATTCAAGTCGTAGATTAGGCCGTCATATGTTTCGAATTAGATAGAAGGCAAGTGGGTGCGGTTGCCGTAGGAGAAATAAGTCTTGTTCACAATCGCAAGAGGCCACCAGGGTCATTGAGAACAAGATCAGAGCCTTCATTTTGGGAGGCATGATGCTCTTGGTGAGATTGTTGGATTGGCTGCAGCTCGGTTCCGGTTCGGTGTTTTGACCGCACTGACGACTTTGAGTTCAGGGGACCTAGAAGTCCGCCCAGATCTTGTAGCAGCGCAGTTGATCCACGCCGGACACCGTTTACGCTGGCCTTTCTAGACGCCGGGGGGGCAGTTTGGGAGGTGCTGGCTTCCATGGAAGAGGAAGTAAAGCTGCTGCCTCTTCGGTAGCTCCCGCTGCTCGTACCAGGACCATCTTCAAGGAGGCCGCCGACATCAAATAAGGAGAGTTTCCTTGACTCGTGCTGGGATTCGGTCCGGGATTCGGTCTTGTATATCAGCAGGTCTTGGCTTGCCTTTGCGCTTTCCGGGGCGCTATCTGCGCTATGTGCGCTATCTGCTTGCTCATGTTCCTCCTCCTGTTGATTATGCCACTGTTCGGATTCATGCTCGACAGAACGCATTTGTCTAATTGGCGCGTACAGATCAGATGACGGGCTATCTTGTTGCTCCCGAAGTTCGGGCTCGACGGTCAAGCCAAGGTCTCTGACCAAATCTTCGTCGCTGCCCCACTGCCGATGGATAGTTGGCCTTCGAACGGTGGCGCTCCGTTCAAACGACTCGGCAGCGGTGGAAGTTCGTCtgggcttctgcttcttgacaCCTCGATCTCGGACAAAGGAGCCCAAAACGAGGGCATTTGCGGCTGCAGTTGCGAAAATCAACTCGACGGAAGCAAGCAGAGACCGGTACTGTTGTCGGCCGTTGACGTCCATGGTGTGCGGAACTCTGTAGATGGTGACTGCCACAACGGACAAGCTGAGAGAAAATAGAATgaggagctgcagcttcCTGCGAAACTGCATGTTGCTCTGGACAATGATGGGGATGGGAAAGATGACGAGCATCAGGTCGGTGAGGATGTTGCAGGCGGCCATGGTGATGAGCTGGACATAGCCTTGGCGACACTGACCACCCGGGTCAGGCAAGACTTGCCAGTAATGTCTAAAGGGGTTGCACTCGGCGAGATCGCTAATGACAACGGCGATGAAGGTGAGGCCGAGGGAGCATcggatggcgatgagggtGTAGTGATGGGTTCGCTGCCAGGTGCTTTCGGCGATTCGTTTTAGAAACTCGAGTATTGTGCCCTTGAGAATCCATAGGCTAAATCCAAAGAGGGTCAGCGTCGATTGTCTCACTTTGCGTAGTATGATTGAGATTTCCCTGCGCCAACACAAAGCCAGCCCAATCAAGAGCtataaaggaaaagaagaagaaaagtagaaaaaaaaaaaacctgcaAATGCATAAATCGAATGAACAAAACTTACGTCGCGGCGTAGAGAACACGGCTGAGAAGCACCAGGCCGCTGGCTATGGATTTCTTTCGGAGTTCTTCGGGAGTGAGGGTGACTCCGGTGAAGTCGGCATTGTTAGTTCCATTGACGAGGATAAAGTGGACGCATCCCATGCGCAGAAACAAGGGAATCAAGGCAACTGCGGCGAATTTGTCTTCGGCAAAGAGCTTTTCGGTTCGGATGAAGCGGCCGACGATTCGCAACAGGATCATGAGGGCGCAGAAGATGGTGGCCCACCAGCAGACCAGCAGCGAAGGCTTGTCCTGCGAAAAGTCTCGCAGCGCCGGCGGGTCTGAGTAGATGGACATGGCGGACTCTTTGCAGCAAAGGGCCCGCGCCCGTCGACCTCCGCAGAGGGCTCGACGAGcgaggagggagggaaaaggagGGCGCGGTAGTGGTCGAGGCTATATCGCGAGGTCGGCGGTCGTCGGATTCGAGATTGTCGTTGTTATGGCGGCGTCAAGATGGGCAACCGGCGCACGGAGTTTCTGTGCTGCGAGTCTACCAGGGCATGAGGCCGCTGCTCTGCGTCTGCAGGCGGGTGCGCTGTGCTGGCGGATAGTGGGATTCGGGGGGGTTGCTGCATGAACGCTGCAAGTTATAGCGGCCGCAGACAGTGGTTACATCGGTGGGATAAGGGCGATCTGGGCGGCGGTATGGCAATGAGGGAGTATCAGAGAGTATCAGAGAGTATCAGAGCGACTGCGGATGAGGGTAGAGAGGCCGACGAATGCGTTGTACGTGGGGCTGGCTGAAGAAAGTCGACGCTGTGTatgggggagaagaagaagagaagagaagagagaccagcagcagtagagAGGCGGAGCCGGAATGATGTATGCAAGAGGTGCGTAGCAGCAGGAGTCGTTGCAGCAGTTGCAGTTGGTAGGAAgagttttaatttagcaCGGATGGAGGGGATTGGCAGCTGGATGTATGGGATGCACAAAGGCAAAGCGAGTCggaaggcaaaaagaaagggccAAGACACACACAGTCGGAGCGTCGATAACAGGCCGGGACCTGAAAAGGGCAGCGCCCCGGATGCGGTGGCGGGCGAGGCAATCCCAGCAGGTACCGCCTAGTCGCTGCTAGCCGCAGGTGCTAGAGAAAGCGGGTACTGGTACATGGATGGAGTACCTGCCACGCACCGGGGCTGGCCTCTGGCGGGACGTTGTGGCTGGCTGTGCCAGCGATTGCTGCGCATCGCTTTTGGTGTCGAATTGAACGAATTGAACAACGTCGCCGCCAATTAGCCGCGACGGGGGGAGGCATCGAGATTTCAGCACtagcaaaagcagcagctgcaaggcGATATTAGCTACATGCACATGCTCCATCGGCCTACATGGTCCAGACAAGGGACGCTCCATGCGTGCATGCACTCCGTATTATAAGGTACAGTACTAGGGAATACTACATACAGGTAGCACCATCACTGTCCCTGTGATGAGCCATATGCAATAGGTACTATACCTACTAGTTGTTATTCAGGCAATGAGAATGAGGGCAAGGGGTTAGTAGGTTAGTTAGTACTAACTGTAATGCAGAATTGGGAGAGACGCAGGTACTGCTACGACTGGCGCTGTTGACAATACTTGCCGAGATACATTTATTCTTAGGGGCTTTTTCGTTCCAATCAATAGAATGGGCGGTGCCTGTCCTTTGTCTCATGGCGGCGTGGCCGCTAAAATGCCATTCAGTAGCATTGCCCACCTGCCACATGTACCTGCTTAgtgccaccaccagcagacGCAGTACGGAGCACAATAGCACAAGGAGGCGTGCCCCAATGGCGCGGTCCCGAGTCCCTGTTTCCCAGGCCATTCAGCGGAGCTGTTAGTGCCATTCTGATTGATTTCCTTGTCTCCGACCTCTGAATAAGCAGGTCGATCGAGCTGTGGAGTAGCTATTGGACCAAGTACCTATTGACAGCACAGTACAttagtactacctagtacgGAGATCTATACATACCTATGTACATGTTTGATTCCAAAAAGCGTTCTTGGCATTCTTTATCTGCCAAGTATTAGTGTACTTACATTAGTACTCAAGCGTCAAAAGAAAGACGGATGAAGATGACCGCAAATTCTTGGACCCCTCCAAGGTGCCATGCGCGAGATGCAGAGCCCCCTCCCCtgccctccctccctctcggGCAAATCTTGGCCTCCTGTTCCCAGCTGCAAGCCTTCGGTGCACCAGAAGAGGGGGGGTCCCGGCCCTGTGTAGCCAgtccagtttttttttttttttaatctctaGCTCTAGTGCGCAGTAGCATCTTTGACTCCAGGACCCATTCATTGCGATATTGGCCACCGACAGCGACATCTCTCGCCCTCTGATTGGAGCCTTCGTACCTAGTCCGCCAGACGCCTGGGAGCTTACCCCGTACTCGACCCGACTGGACTCGGTGCCGAAAGGGAGCTGACGCAAAGCTGGTGGGTGGTGGGATATCCGTTCGTTTGCGAGGCCAAGGGCGATTGATTTACACACTGTAAAACCGGCCAAGAGCAAGGTCGCAGTGAAGGGCTCTGCCCAAAAGAGATTATCAAGACGGCTTGACCTGACGCCATGCGCGCCAGAATTATGGATAACCCGGTCGAAGTTCGGCTGCGATTAAAATTTTTGCGTTCTCACAGCcggaggggggagggggaagaAGCGTTTGTGGTTTGATACAAAGCCACAAAGCCACAAGAGGCAGCCATTCTGCTGTGGTCGCCGACCCTATCAAACTTGTGCAAAGACAAAATGGCCTGTTCGAATGATACGGAACAGGGCGAGGAAGATACGCGCGAGAGCGAGATAGGACCCTCgcgctctcgctctcccTCTACCACAGATTTTATCATGTTACCAGTAATCAATCAGTCGTCCGGCCTGTGCTGCGCGCCTGCAAGCCTCATGGCCATGTGCAAATCCTCGGCTTACTGCCTTTATCCGTACGCAGTAATCAATGTCATTTAGGCGTGCATGTCGCTTCACTCGTATCATCGTACTACCAACCCACGCAAAAGTCCCTATCTTGGTCCTATCTGGATGCTTGAGGATTGCTATCTCGGCCGGCATCCGTCATATCTGCATCAGGGAGGTACGAGGAACTGTCACTATCGTTCGTACCTTAGTAGGTACAGTACCTATGTGCCGCTAACGGTTGCAACAACGCCAACCACTTGGGTAATTTTGATACAGTCTATCGATCCTTTCAAGCAGGAGTGCTGGTCATCTTCGATAAAAACGGCGTTGCAGAACTGTATCAGGTCATTCTCGCAGCCGATTGACGGCGGTGATGACACGCTCCTGGGCTGTGACATGCCCGCCTCGAGTTATTTGAGATGAATACTGCAGGATTACGGAGCACTGTCGCTGGGCTCCGCACAAGGTAGGTATCTGAGACATACAGTCCCTTCGCTGGGGCTAGCGATAGGCCGCGCAAAAGTATGGAGTACGAGGATCATTGCCTGCAGGAACCTAGCGCCGCCATATGCATCCGGCGGGATGGACAAGTACCTGCGTCACTGGCCCAAGGTTACACAGTACATACACGCACACATGGTGACCCGTGCAGAGTTcggacggcggcggctggcCACGAGGCCACACGATCGAGAGGGTGGCCTGAGCGGCGCagagttctttttttggacgGGCAACGCTGTGACAGCCGGAATGCTGGGGCGCTGCTTGTGCGTGGTTGACTTTTTTTGGCGATTGCGAGAGAAAGGCACGGCACCGAGGGACCTGAAAGCGTCAGGCAAGGGATTTCATGGCAACCCCAGACACCGCCCTGTATCATGTAGCAGCAGTGGGTGGCGGCCGTGGTACAGCGAATCACATGCGCACGAGGTATGTACGTGCGATTCCTGCAGGCTCAGCTTCTGCTGATCTCTGGATggagaggcgaggcgaggcgaggcgaggggATTCACTGTGTGTGTGAGCCATGCATCGACAATGCCTACGGTATACTCTACTGTGCAGTGCAGCGCATGCGACTCTAATAATGAGCGCTGCCCAGTCTCTGCAGCACATTCTGTGTACGAGGCATAGCTGCCCCCACCACAGAGTCATCCCAGCAGCTCGAGATTGGCCGGAGTCCCCAAGTCCGCCTTCTGGGGCTGAGGGACCCAGCCGTCAATCAGCACCAAGGATACTACTGGCGAACTGCGAGGCGAGCAAAGACGCAACGCGTGCCAGAGCGCTGGGAGGAGCCGAGGCCACGGAGGACCCTCCCTACGGCGCACGGAGCAGCCTCGGGTCAGGGCCGAGAACCCTCCAAGTGGGTGGGCTTTGGGTGAAGCTCATCCCCCGCTGGGTCCGTGAACCAAGGACCCGAGAGGTGATGAGAGCcattttttttgcttttttttttttcctaccGCGCATCTTGTGCGATGAGATCGCGATAATGATCGAGCGCGGGTCCCTTTAAGCGTTACCCAGTTCTGGACACCGAGCCAACAGAGACGGGCTTTTACAAAAGAAGACTAAATCAGGCAGCTCTTTTCAAAGAGCACTTACAGTAGCAGTTTAAGAAAAATTGCAGCACAGTAGTGTAGACATACACCCCTTCCCAACATGCACATCAAGTAGGACACTATACGTTATTAGCATGTATGTaccttgtcctttttttctgcagTTTTTCTTCACGCCTCTGCAGCACGACGGAAAATTGAGTCTGGGAGGGATGCGATAGCGATGCGGTGAGCGCAAAACTTAGCCGGTGCTCTAATGTATATGCACATGCGGGCGCCGGCAAGCTATACCCTAATCATTTATCCCGACGAACTAGAGATCCGGGGCTCGTagttatttttcttccttaAACCGGGATTTGAATTACAAGCGAGAAACCCCCCCTGATTGAAAAAAATTTGGTCGTTTTCTTTCCAGCTGTTTCTGCCACCCCCTTCACCGTTCATATCGGCCGAAAAAGCTCGGGCTGTGGACACGCAAAGTACGTCATAACTGGTGAGTTGATTGGTGAGCGGGGCCCAGGGTCTGAGCATGTAAGAGCTATACTCGACCGTTATCATTCTGTGGCAAAGACGTGCTTGGCACCGCATGTAGAACACCTGAGTAAGTTGGTGTATCTGAGAGGGATTGTGCCTATAGCGTCTGCTTACATCATGATACAAAGGGCCCGAAGTGGCGGTTTTTGCAGCAAAGCTAAGAAATgagatataaaaaagcagggcGACATCACAATCAATGCGTCCGGCAATCGCTAGGCAGCAGCATTATCCGCTTTGGCGATCGATAAGGTAATGTATGTATACTTGCATGTAGCTGTCATATCAAAAATGGAGCATGCGCGGAGTATGTACTGTACCAGTTTGCTTGGCGCTCTTCTCTCATCATCTCAATGGCCCATTAAGCATGAATCCATTTCTCTTGGCTGGGTGGCAGATGTCACTGGGCAATTACCTAAACGAGGTGCCTGCCGCCCTGTCAACGTCCGCAGGAAGGTACTTGCTCCTCCCGCTATCTGACACACGAAATGTTAGCGCCCTCCCGCGCTGCCACCGCAAAGCGGCTATCTCCGTCACGTGGCCGTCGCAAGTAGCTCCGGACGCACCAACGCGGACAAGACTCCTTAGTAATCCATTGCTCCCCTTTCGCCTCGCCTCCCAGAAGCTTCTCCTTGTCCTGTACGCCATCCCTCCACTGCCACAAGCTGCGCCATCCTTGCACATAATCGCCTATCTTACCTATCAAATCCCGATCCACCGTTGCGACGGAGCTGAGCCAGGATTTCGGCCTGATGCGCCGGTATCATCCATCCCGTCTCATTTCTGGTTGCGGAGGCTGAGAGGGCCGGATATGAGGCGTTGCATGTAGGAGGGGAGCGGTCCGACGTGTTAGGGCCAACGGTGCGGTATTACGGTTCCATGTCGTTTTATGGAGTCTTGCCGTGCTTTCGTACATACGTGTACAGTCAGTAAGTACATACATCAATCCCAAGGGAAGGCACCAGAGCtgtcatctttttttatctgcGTTTCCGATTCTGCAGCCAAGGGACGCCATGATTTGTCTGGCCCCTTTTACCGGCCAACCTAGCTCGGGCCATCTCGCCGAGTACGAACTTGCCAATCAAGCAGTGGCTGCGTGAGCATCTTCAGCTTATTTCCAACCCGAGATACACCGCAGCAGCTCTATCACctcgtctcatctcatctcatccaccAGCCAGTTTGCTATAAGAAGTTTAATCTTGAAGCGCACGTGACACTGCCTGTCAGCATCTTCATTACTAACAAACAGCCCGGCAATTGCAGTCGGCAATGGAGGAAACGCCTCTGATATCAATCAGAGAATGGCATCTTGGCTAATGAGACACAGCCCTTTGACGCCACCAAAGACTGAAAATTTCCATCCGCCGGACCGACGCGCTTCTCGTGCGAGATGATTCCTtcacgttttttttttttttgcaagaGTACTATACATGCTCATATGCTATTGTGCTCTTCTTAGCTTACATTGACAATGCGACATCATTGCGTTATTGTTGTTCGtggcgttgctgctgtttgctgtTGGCCGGTAATGGCTTCATTGATAGAGAGCTGCGCCCAACAAATAACATTCAAAAGGCCGCGTCTAAAAGCGTCCAGCCCAATGTGAGACTACTACTGTACCAATCCGCGGCTCGACTCTTCATTCATCTACGCCAAAATCGGAAATGGTGACCTGCTTCTTCCGTTTTTACCTCTCCACTTCCATCACTGTTTGAGGCGCTCTAAGAGGCGCCACACCGTT
Proteins encoded:
- a CDS encoding uncharacterized protein (BUSCO:EOG092D3NPH), translated to MIDDLPNDAKSKEVVRLWRAWRTVHEMVADREYELAEDEVSISLERFRDEYCHPDGSVNRAKLQFSARPSDSMLRKNTPPATASNPDPVPDCGPIWVEFLTDKQFGVSQIRNFAKYTITNNYKTGIMVTPVALSPAARKSLASVENLAKIECFLEDDLLVNITHHELVPRHVLLSREEKIALLKRYRLKETQLPRILQKDPVARYLGLKRGQVVKIIRVSETAGRYASYRLCV
- a CDS encoding uncharacterized protein (EggNog:ENOG41~BUSCO:EOG092D3UVA), with the translated sequence MAAAVAAPAAEAAPAPSVRPTRPDEKVFKEELAKAEKEHKASMDKFNAIKAKIDVALPNKNKDQPSPTQKRRQELIAQANEIRQKQAGGKNARTSKLDQIKRLDEQLRNRIAEQKTAKAKVPFKSVEDVDRQIESLEKQVNSGTMKLVDEKKALTDVSNLRKIRKNFGQFDESQKQIDDLKAKIKEIKDTMEDPEQKAMSEQYNKIQAELDTIKAEQDEAYKNLSSLRDERTKLQAEQQEKFAAIRKLKDDYYGQKKAFQAYEREAREKQRERQRAERERYLNERKKAEAERVLAEASEPAYLDEIRRANSLLQFLDPTFKAEKTPLLANSGLTAQAQRTVDESGLKGTKLVRKEDRDDEYAPAQTKGKKGKKGNSGGAAQKGFNCPPSVVEDCSFLSLDPPMSAADVPSVIEKVKAKLEHWKEDQAAQTQRNIEKAKKKLEELEKAEANGDKVDEVAADLKDASLEDKEKQEES
- a CDS encoding uncharacterized protein (EggNog:ENOG41~TransMembrane:7 (o20-42i54-76o96-116i137-156o183-209i221-239o251-276i)), which encodes MSIYSDPPALRDFSQDKPSLLVCWWATIFCALMILLRIVGRFIRTEKLFAEDKFAAVALIPLFLRMGCVHFILVNGTNNADFTGVTLTPEELRKKSIASGLVLLSRVLYAATLWILKGTILEFLKRIAESTWQRTHHYTLIAIRCSLGLTFIAVVISDLAECNPFRHYWQVLPDPGGQCRQGYVQLITMAACNILTDLMLVIFPIPIIVQSNMQFRRKLQLLILFSLSLSVVAVTIYRVPHTMDVNGRQQYRSLLASVELIFATAAANALVLGSFVRDRGVKKQKPRRTSTAAESFERSATVRRPTIHRQWGSDEDLVRDLGLTVEPELREQQDSPSSDLYAPIRQMRSVEHESEQWHNQQEEEHEQADSAHSADSAPESAKASQDLLIYKTESRTESQHESRKLSLFDVGGLLEDGPGTSSGSYRRGSSFTSSSMEASTSQTAPPASRKASVNGVRRGSTALLQDLGGLLGPLNSKSSVRSKHRTGTELQPIQQSHQEHHASQNEGSDLVLNDPGGLLRL